A single genomic interval of Streptomyces sp. BA2 harbors:
- a CDS encoding VWA domain-containing protein translates to MDETASRLDELASRAGRWLGLSAVAAPERHTTAVIADRFEQIAWRDTYEQSAGLRELTEELNERHEYATDLLTDVFLAAYKAVPLLRECARMAPSRLLNHRVIASLMESPEFAELHRETAGDPYAAAMAVLAQAPELRRLLERSREAQERAEQTKKAQQDADDAAAAVGEALQKAADRADEDGSVPAPAAEALQLAVEAAESAETAARQASQYAEQAIAAAAPGIRAATRNAASKASDAVRQEASLMRAWGVGSGELERMPFEQRARLAERLRTSRLAQWAELIGRFRQMADGERARKVENATGELVGVTLGDDLSRVIPSELANLGLPELRAVFAARYAAGELMLYDSQGEQSTGKGAVIACVDTSHSMYVEGPGGVTREAWAKACALALFDQARHAKRDFVGILFAAADKLQVFRFPADESADIARVVDFAETFLGGGTSYQRPLSAAAELLEEEFDDAARSRGDIVMLTDDECGVTEEWMRGWNDAKHRLGFRVFGVAIGAPPAAEAGSVLDALCDNLRSIEDLTDVHAAADLFRVI, encoded by the coding sequence ATGGACGAGACCGCGAGCAGGCTCGACGAGCTGGCGAGCCGGGCCGGGAGGTGGCTCGGCCTGTCGGCGGTCGCCGCTCCCGAGCGGCACACAACGGCCGTGATCGCGGACCGGTTCGAACAGATCGCGTGGCGCGACACCTATGAGCAGTCGGCCGGGCTGCGCGAGCTCACCGAGGAACTGAACGAGCGGCACGAGTACGCCACCGACCTCCTGACCGACGTGTTCCTGGCCGCGTACAAGGCCGTCCCGCTGCTGCGCGAGTGTGCGCGGATGGCGCCGTCCCGGCTGCTGAACCACCGGGTCATCGCCTCCCTCATGGAGTCGCCGGAGTTCGCCGAGCTGCACCGGGAGACGGCTGGTGACCCCTACGCCGCCGCCATGGCCGTACTCGCCCAGGCACCGGAGCTGCGCCGGCTCCTCGAGCGCTCCCGCGAAGCCCAGGAACGGGCCGAGCAGACGAAGAAGGCCCAGCAGGACGCGGACGACGCGGCGGCCGCCGTGGGCGAGGCGCTCCAGAAGGCCGCCGACCGGGCCGACGAGGACGGCAGCGTGCCGGCCCCCGCCGCCGAGGCCCTCCAACTGGCGGTCGAGGCCGCCGAGTCCGCCGAGACAGCCGCGCGGCAGGCTTCCCAGTACGCCGAGCAGGCCATCGCGGCGGCGGCTCCCGGTATCCGTGCCGCCACGCGGAACGCGGCGTCGAAGGCATCCGACGCCGTGCGGCAGGAGGCCTCGCTGATGCGGGCCTGGGGCGTCGGCTCCGGCGAACTGGAGCGGATGCCGTTCGAGCAGCGCGCCCGCCTCGCCGAACGGCTGCGCACCAGCCGTCTCGCCCAGTGGGCCGAGCTGATCGGCCGCTTCCGGCAGATGGCCGACGGTGAGCGCGCCCGCAAGGTGGAGAACGCCACCGGGGAGCTGGTCGGCGTCACGCTCGGCGACGATCTCTCCCGCGTCATCCCCTCCGAGCTGGCCAACCTGGGCCTGCCCGAGCTGCGTGCGGTGTTCGCCGCGCGCTACGCCGCCGGGGAACTGATGCTCTACGACAGCCAAGGCGAGCAGTCCACCGGCAAAGGCGCCGTCATCGCCTGCGTGGACACCTCGCACTCCATGTACGTGGAGGGGCCGGGCGGTGTCACCCGCGAGGCGTGGGCCAAGGCGTGCGCCCTGGCGCTCTTCGATCAGGCCCGCCACGCCAAGCGTGACTTCGTCGGCATCCTGTTCGCCGCCGCCGACAAGCTCCAGGTCTTCCGCTTCCCTGCCGACGAGTCCGCCGACATCGCCAGGGTCGTCGACTTCGCGGAGACGTTCCTCGGCGGCGGCACCAGCTACCAGAGGCCGCTGTCGGCGGCCGCCGAACTCCTGGAGGAGGAGTTCGACGACGCCGCCCGCTCGCGCGGCGACATCGTGATGCTCACCGACGACGAATGCGGTGTCACCGAGGAATGGATGCGCGGCTGGAACGACGCCAAGCACCGGCTGGGGTTCCGCGTCTTCGGCGTGGCCATCGGCGCCCCGCCCGCCGCCGAAGCCGGCTCGGTCCTCGACGCCCTGTGCGACAACCTCCGGTCCATCGAGGACCTCACCGACGTCCACGCGGCGGCCGACCTCTTCCGCGTGATCTGA
- a CDS encoding MarR family winged helix-turn-helix transcriptional regulator, which yields MGLSPEPDRRSRDAAHAGSEFIELLEVMWERGREAVPTGPVSPSQLRVLYALDRDEGINLRMLSEALGSAPPSVSRLCDRLQATGLIERTPSPVSRRELELRLTSHGRAYLADLRKRRESILMATIDAMPPKARRALLEGLRGFREVATASEQDNDGARTWRSVG from the coding sequence ATGGGTCTGAGTCCCGAACCCGATCGCAGGTCCCGGGATGCGGCTCATGCGGGTTCCGAGTTCATCGAACTGCTCGAAGTCATGTGGGAACGGGGACGTGAGGCCGTTCCCACCGGGCCCGTGTCTCCGTCCCAGCTGCGCGTGCTGTACGCACTGGACCGCGACGAGGGCATCAACCTGCGGATGCTCTCCGAGGCCCTGGGCTCGGCTCCCCCCTCGGTGAGCCGCCTGTGCGACCGGCTGCAGGCCACGGGGTTGATCGAACGTACCCCCAGTCCGGTCAGCCGACGGGAGTTGGAGCTCCGGCTGACCAGCCATGGCCGGGCCTACCTCGCCGACCTGCGAAAGCGGCGCGAGAGCATACTGATGGCCACCATCGACGCCATGCCGCCCAAGGCGCGCCGTGCCCTGCTCGAAGGGCTCAGGGGCTTTCGCGAAGTGGCGACCGCCTCCGAGCAGGACAACGACGGAGCCAGAACCTGGCGCTCGGTCGGTTAG
- a CDS encoding AAA family ATPase, with protein sequence MGAPEAQDTAKRLRAIGDELSDRFYERADVVRTLVVTLLSGQHSLVLGPPGTAKSEMARELTGRVDGASYWEILLSKFTAPTRMFGPVDVAALARGEYRQVYEGRATTAHVAFIDEIFKCSTAALNETLGYLNERIYHPESGGEPIRCPLIGAITASNELPAGEDTAAIYDRLLVRIEVGYLSDPSNFAALVRSAVGRPEAPTRTTVELAALQHAVAEAVPAVDVPEAIVDAVCTLRAALRRKELVASDRRWRQAVRLLQASAYLDDRPAVAATDLSVLTHVLWDSPAERPTVEREVLHLVNPDAKEALDLADAIEEIEAQLDAMAGQSREALSDWVIKKAHNKLAMAGKRLETLRAEAAGAGRSTAAIDRVTGRQRAVRARVLTEALGVDASMVQAQF encoded by the coding sequence GTGGGGGCACCGGAAGCGCAGGACACCGCCAAGAGGTTGCGGGCGATCGGCGACGAACTGTCGGACCGTTTCTACGAGCGGGCTGACGTGGTGCGGACGCTGGTGGTGACGCTCCTGTCCGGACAGCACTCGTTGGTGCTCGGCCCGCCCGGAACGGCGAAGTCCGAGATGGCCCGGGAGCTCACGGGCCGGGTCGACGGCGCGTCGTACTGGGAGATCCTCCTGTCGAAGTTCACCGCGCCGACGAGGATGTTCGGTCCCGTCGACGTCGCCGCGCTGGCCCGGGGCGAGTACCGCCAGGTCTACGAGGGCCGCGCCACGACCGCGCACGTGGCGTTCATCGACGAGATCTTCAAGTGCTCCACGGCAGCCCTGAACGAGACGCTGGGCTACCTCAACGAGCGGATCTACCACCCCGAGAGCGGCGGCGAACCGATCCGCTGCCCGCTGATCGGGGCCATCACGGCGAGCAACGAACTGCCCGCGGGGGAGGACACGGCCGCGATCTACGACCGGCTCCTCGTACGGATCGAGGTCGGCTATCTGTCAGACCCCTCGAACTTCGCCGCGCTGGTCCGCTCCGCCGTCGGCCGCCCGGAGGCACCGACGCGGACCACCGTCGAACTGGCCGCGTTGCAGCACGCCGTGGCCGAAGCCGTCCCGGCCGTGGATGTCCCTGAGGCGATCGTGGACGCGGTGTGCACGCTGCGGGCCGCCCTGCGCCGCAAGGAACTCGTCGCGTCCGACCGCCGCTGGCGGCAGGCGGTACGTCTGCTCCAGGCTTCCGCGTACCTCGACGACCGCCCTGCGGTCGCCGCGACCGACCTGTCGGTCCTGACCCATGTGCTGTGGGATTCCCCCGCCGAGCGGCCGACCGTCGAGCGCGAGGTGCTGCACCTGGTCAACCCCGACGCCAAGGAGGCGCTCGACCTGGCCGACGCCATCGAGGAGATAGAGGCCCAGCTCGACGCCATGGCCGGGCAGTCCCGCGAGGCGCTGAGCGACTGGGTCATCAAGAAGGCCCACAACAAGCTCGCCATGGCGGGAAAGCGTCTTGAGACGCTGCGCGCGGAGGCGGCGGGCGCGGGCCGCTCCACCGCCGCCATCGACCGCGTCACCGGCCGCCAGCGCGCCGTCCGCGCCCGCGTTCTCACCGAGGCGCTCGGCGTGGACGCGAGCATGGTGCAGGCCCAGTTCTGA
- a CDS encoding EamA family transporter translates to MMKLPAPTLMLGSVLSLQFGQALGKQLADAVGASGAVTVRLGLAAVLLLLLYRPSLPRNRTDVALVLGFGTAIAGMNLIYPALLLLPLGLASALQLLGPITLAVLTSRRWRDAALAVLAGGGVFLFHVPHGGGFPLAGVLLALAAGAAMAAYLLLSKKAGARSAGGGPLALAVTWAAVLTLPLGVAGPGAELLTPRILLLGTALAVLSAVIPYSLELAALRRLPVRTVSVLTSLEPASAGLAGVLVLGENLGVIQWLALACVGAASAGVTVPTNTGNGEAAAPGAGAPRPRSRHSDEPRCPL, encoded by the coding sequence ATGATGAAGCTTCCCGCACCCACGCTGATGCTCGGCAGCGTGCTGAGCCTGCAGTTCGGGCAGGCCCTGGGCAAGCAACTCGCCGACGCCGTGGGCGCGTCCGGCGCCGTGACCGTGCGCCTCGGCCTGGCGGCGGTTCTCCTGCTGCTCCTGTACCGGCCCTCGCTGCCACGCAACCGTACGGACGTGGCCCTGGTCCTCGGCTTCGGGACGGCGATCGCCGGGATGAACCTGATCTATCCCGCGCTGCTCCTGCTGCCCCTCGGCCTTGCCAGCGCCCTCCAGCTCCTCGGCCCGATCACCCTCGCCGTGCTGACGTCGCGCCGGTGGCGTGACGCGGCCTTGGCCGTCCTCGCCGGAGGCGGGGTGTTCCTCTTCCACGTCCCCCACGGCGGCGGTTTTCCGCTCGCCGGAGTGCTGCTCGCGCTGGCCGCGGGGGCAGCCATGGCCGCCTACCTTCTCCTGAGCAAGAAGGCGGGAGCCCGGAGCGCGGGAGGCGGTCCGCTGGCCCTGGCGGTGACTTGGGCGGCGGTGCTGACGCTCCCGCTGGGTGTGGCGGGCCCGGGGGCCGAACTGCTCACCCCGCGGATTCTGCTGCTCGGAACCGCACTGGCCGTACTGTCGGCGGTCATCCCGTACTCCCTGGAGCTGGCAGCCCTGAGGCGGCTGCCGGTCCGAACGGTGAGCGTCCTGACCAGCCTGGAACCAGCGAGCGCGGGCTTGGCGGGCGTACTGGTCCTCGGCGAAAACCTGGGCGTCATACAGTGGTTGGCGCTGGCATGCGTGGGAGCGGCGAGCGCTGGGGTGACGGTCCCGACCAACACCGGGAACGGGGAGGCCGCTGCGCCTGGAGCGGGCGCTCCCCGTCCACGATCGCGACACTCCGACGAGCCCCGCTGTCCGCTCTGA
- a CDS encoding SpoIIE family protein phosphatase — MDRFAAVERALRSAAPHLLLDVVTGALREQYGVERVELRLADYGLTTLQMVEDVPFTTESVLIHDSPQGRAFGAQEPRVESRAQGAATIHLPVTVRGDRMGVLTVTFPETRFELDHLPEMQRICQALGHEILVAERDTDLYLLARRAARLTLAAEMQWQLLPGRSVTRPEFQLGAHLEPAYAIFGDNFDWSVSPRHLTLTVTNGMGQGMEAALLTNLVVNALRNARRAGLDLPGQASLADQAVYAQYRGELHASVLLLCFDLATGDVEVVDAGSPRMWRYRGRTVESVDFDAQLPLGMFEETVYVAERLRLEPGDRILVGSDGVYDSVSKAGERYGERALARSLSAHRLLPASQVPQAVLRDLGEYRGSLPLDDDALVVCLDWFGR, encoded by the coding sequence GTGGACAGATTCGCTGCCGTCGAGCGGGCGCTGCGCAGCGCGGCGCCCCATTTGCTGCTCGATGTCGTGACGGGGGCGTTGCGGGAGCAGTACGGGGTCGAGAGGGTGGAACTGCGGCTCGCCGACTACGGCTTGACGACCCTCCAGATGGTGGAGGACGTGCCGTTCACCACCGAGTCGGTACTCATCCATGACAGTCCGCAGGGCAGAGCCTTCGGCGCCCAGGAGCCTCGCGTCGAGTCACGGGCGCAGGGCGCGGCGACCATCCATCTGCCGGTGACCGTCCGGGGAGACCGGATGGGCGTACTCACCGTCACGTTTCCCGAAACGCGCTTTGAACTGGATCATCTGCCGGAGATGCAGCGCATCTGTCAGGCGCTGGGCCACGAGATCCTGGTCGCCGAACGCGACACCGATCTGTACCTTCTCGCGCGCAGGGCCGCCCGCCTCACTCTCGCCGCCGAGATGCAGTGGCAGCTGCTGCCGGGGCGGTCCGTGACCCGTCCGGAGTTCCAGCTGGGCGCCCATCTGGAGCCCGCGTACGCGATCTTCGGCGACAACTTCGACTGGTCGGTCTCGCCGCGCCACCTCACGCTCACCGTGACCAACGGCATGGGCCAGGGGATGGAAGCGGCCCTGCTCACCAACCTCGTGGTGAACGCGCTGCGCAACGCCCGCCGCGCCGGGCTCGACCTGCCCGGCCAGGCGAGCCTCGCCGACCAGGCCGTGTACGCGCAGTACCGGGGTGAGCTGCACGCCTCCGTCCTGCTTCTGTGCTTCGATCTCGCCACCGGCGATGTGGAGGTCGTCGACGCCGGATCGCCCCGCATGTGGAGGTATCGAGGGCGGACGGTCGAGTCCGTCGACTTCGACGCGCAGCTCCCCCTGGGGATGTTCGAGGAGACGGTCTACGTCGCGGAGCGCCTGCGACTGGAACCGGGTGACCGCATCTTGGTGGGCAGCGACGGGGTCTACGACAGCGTCTCGAAGGCGGGGGAGCGGTACGGGGAGCGGGCCCTTGCCCGGTCTCTGTCGGCGCACCGCCTGCTGCCCGCGTCGCAGGTGCCGCAGGCGGTGCTGCGTGATCTCGGGGAGTACCGAGGTTCGTTGCCCCTGGACGATGACGCTCTGGTGGTCTGCCTCGACTGGTTCGGACGGTAG
- a CDS encoding RNA polymerase sigma factor SigF, translating to MISEQAAETVRNDETPAWGEAAAVEGALPWIEDTDKVAPKDARTLSKLFFDRLQTLEEGTREYQYARNTLIEMNLTLVQFTARRFRNRGNGDMEEIIQVGTIGLIKAIDRFDLSREVEFATFAVPYILGEIKRFFRDTTWAVHVPRRLQELRVELAKAKEQLSAHLDHDPTVKELADYLSITEEEVIDGLVASNGYTAGSLEAPTDGGESAAAPTRTLADVMGEPDPAMETVEDLHTLAPLLDELDDRERRILELRFGQEMTQSQIGSELGVSQMHVSRLLTGTLTKLRKGMLA from the coding sequence CTGATCTCTGAACAAGCTGCCGAGACTGTACGAAATGACGAGACGCCGGCCTGGGGCGAGGCAGCTGCCGTTGAGGGTGCGCTGCCGTGGATCGAGGACACGGACAAGGTCGCCCCGAAGGATGCCCGAACCCTGTCGAAGCTGTTCTTCGACCGGCTTCAGACCTTGGAAGAGGGCACGCGCGAATACCAGTACGCACGCAACACCCTTATCGAGATGAACCTGACGCTCGTGCAGTTCACCGCCCGCCGGTTCCGCAATCGCGGCAACGGCGACATGGAAGAGATCATCCAGGTCGGAACCATCGGCCTCATCAAGGCGATCGACCGGTTCGACCTCAGCCGCGAGGTCGAGTTCGCCACCTTCGCCGTGCCTTACATCCTCGGCGAGATCAAGCGGTTCTTCCGGGACACCACCTGGGCGGTGCATGTGCCGCGCCGGCTCCAGGAGTTGCGCGTGGAGCTCGCCAAGGCCAAGGAGCAGCTCTCCGCCCATCTTGACCATGACCCGACGGTCAAGGAACTCGCCGACTACCTGTCCATCACCGAAGAAGAGGTCATCGACGGGCTCGTCGCCTCGAACGGTTACACCGCCGGTTCCCTGGAGGCGCCCACCGACGGTGGTGAGAGCGCGGCCGCACCGACGCGCACCTTGGCCGATGTGATGGGCGAACCGGACCCCGCCATGGAAACGGTGGAGGATCTGCACACGCTTGCACCGCTCCTCGACGAACTCGACGACCGGGAGCGCCGCATCCTCGAACTGCGCTTCGGCCAGGAGATGACCCAGTCGCAGATCGGCTCCGAACTCGGCGTCTCCCAGATGCACGTCTCCCGCCTCCTCACCGGCACCCTCACCAAGCTCCGCAAGGGAATGCTGGCCTGA